One part of the Halobacteria archaeon AArc-dxtr1 genome encodes these proteins:
- a CDS encoding Rid family detoxifying hydrolase — translation MEEIATDDAPGSIGPFSQAVRHGDTIYVSGQGPVDPETDEIVGDDIREQTARTLENIEIVLQAAGASLDDVLKATVFVTDMDTYDAVNEVYAEYMSDPFPARSAVEVADLPIDIGVEIEVIAAA, via the coding sequence ATGGAAGAAATCGCGACCGACGACGCACCAGGTAGTATCGGTCCGTTCTCGCAGGCGGTCCGCCACGGAGACACGATCTACGTTTCGGGCCAGGGTCCCGTTGACCCCGAGACCGATGAGATCGTCGGCGACGACATCAGAGAACAGACCGCCAGAACACTCGAGAACATCGAGATCGTCCTGCAGGCCGCGGGTGCATCTTTGGACGACGTGCTCAAAGCGACCGTCTTCGTCACCGATATGGACACGTACGACGCCGTTAACGAGGTCTACGCGGAGTACATGAGCGATCCGTTCCCGGCCCGAAGCGCCGTCGAAGTCGCGGATCTCCCGATCGATATCGGCGTCGAGATCGAAGTGATCGCTGCAGCCTGA